A single region of the Flavobacteriales bacterium genome encodes:
- a CDS encoding nucleoside deaminase, whose translation MELSVFSDEHFMKEALKEANKAFDKDEVPVGVVVVANKRVIARAHNLTEALNDVTAHAEMQAITSAADFIGGKYLKGCTVYVTLEPCVMCAGALFWSQADRVVYGASDDKRGFSTVGNLLHPKTKVTAGVMADDCADLLKLFFSKKRK comes from the coding sequence ATGGAACTCAGCGTTTTTTCGGACGAGCATTTTATGAAGGAGGCCCTGAAGGAGGCGAACAAGGCCTTCGATAAGGACGAGGTGCCTGTTGGGGTGGTGGTAGTGGCCAACAAGCGCGTCATTGCGCGGGCGCACAACCTTACCGAAGCGTTGAATGATGTAACGGCCCATGCCGAGATGCAGGCCATTACCTCGGCAGCCGATTTTATCGGTGGCAAGTACCTGAAGGGGTGCACGGTTTATGTAACGTTGGAGCCCTGCGTGATGTGTGCAGGTGCGCTTTTCTGGAGCCAAGCGGACCGCGTGGTGTATGGTGCCAGCGATGACAAACGGGGTTTTTCAACGGTAGGGAATCTGCTGCATCCCAAAACCAAAGTGACGGCTGGTGTGATGGCCGATGACTGTGCCGACCTGCTTAAGCTGTTCTTCAGCAAGAAGCGGAAGTGA
- the aspS gene encoding aspartate--tRNA ligase yields the protein MHRTHTCGELRAENIGQEVTLSGWVQRGRDLGGMTFIDLRDRYGITQLAFNLEVNKELCLKARSLGREFVIKATGKVAERESKNRNMPTGDVEIIVSKLEVLNAAKTPPFTIEDDTDGGEEIRMKYRYLDLRRKKMRSNLELRHRLSIETRKFMDEQGFLEVETPYLIKSTPEGARDFVVPSRMNQGEFYALPQSPQTFKQLLMVSGFDKYYQIVRCFRDEDLRADRQPEFTQLDCEMAFIEQEDILNMFEALVRHLFKTVKGVELNSFPRMEYADAMRLYGSDKPDLRFGMQFVELNEVVKNQGFGVFDNAELVVGINVKGGNAFTRKQIDALTDFVKRPQIGATGLIYCRHNEDGTFKSSVDKFFTEDKLADWSRAFESEAGDLMLVLAGQTDKVRKQLSELRLHVAAEQGLMNPNEFAPLWVVNFPLLEWDEETNRFHAMHHPFTSAKPEDLHLMETDPGNVRANAYDMVINGTELGGGSIRIHDKQQQKRMFDLLGFTEEEAKNQFGFLMDAFEFGAPPHGGIAFGFDRLSAIFGGQKDIRDFIAFPKNNAGRDMMIDSPSVIDKAQLDELSIGVLSTKDVSS from the coding sequence ATGCATCGTACACATACCTGCGGAGAACTGCGTGCCGAGAACATCGGCCAAGAAGTGACATTGAGCGGCTGGGTCCAACGTGGCCGCGACCTTGGTGGAATGACCTTCATCGACCTCCGCGACCGATACGGCATCACGCAGTTGGCCTTCAACCTGGAAGTGAACAAGGAGCTGTGCCTCAAAGCGCGTTCGCTTGGGCGTGAGTTCGTGATAAAAGCAACGGGCAAAGTGGCCGAACGCGAGAGCAAGAACAGGAACATGCCCACGGGCGATGTGGAGATCATTGTTTCGAAACTCGAAGTGCTGAATGCGGCCAAAACACCTCCGTTCACCATTGAGGACGATACGGACGGTGGCGAGGAGATCCGCATGAAATACCGCTACCTGGACCTTCGCAGAAAGAAGATGCGCAGCAACTTGGAACTGCGTCACCGCCTTTCCATCGAAACCCGCAAGTTCATGGACGAGCAGGGATTCTTGGAAGTGGAAACGCCTTACCTCATCAAGAGCACCCCCGAAGGCGCGCGCGATTTCGTGGTGCCTTCGCGTATGAATCAGGGCGAGTTCTATGCACTGCCCCAGAGTCCGCAGACCTTCAAGCAATTGCTGATGGTCTCAGGCTTCGATAAGTATTACCAGATCGTGCGTTGCTTCCGCGATGAGGACCTTCGTGCCGACCGCCAGCCTGAGTTTACTCAGTTGGACTGCGAAATGGCGTTCATTGAGCAGGAAGACATTCTGAACATGTTCGAAGCGTTGGTGCGCCACCTTTTCAAAACCGTGAAAGGTGTGGAACTGAACAGCTTTCCACGCATGGAATATGCCGATGCCATGCGTTTGTACGGTTCGGACAAACCAGACCTGCGTTTCGGTATGCAGTTCGTAGAACTGAATGAGGTGGTGAAGAACCAAGGTTTCGGTGTGTTCGACAATGCCGAATTGGTTGTGGGCATCAACGTAAAAGGCGGAAATGCTTTCACCCGCAAGCAGATAGATGCGCTGACCGATTTTGTGAAGCGTCCGCAGATCGGTGCCACAGGATTGATCTACTGTCGCCACAATGAGGACGGAACTTTCAAGAGTTCGGTGGATAAATTCTTTACCGAAGACAAACTGGCCGATTGGAGCCGTGCGTTCGAATCGGAGGCCGGAGACCTGATGCTGGTGCTTGCCGGACAGACCGATAAGGTGCGCAAGCAATTGTCGGAACTGCGCTTGCATGTGGCCGCAGAACAAGGATTGATGAATCCGAACGAGTTTGCACCGTTGTGGGTGGTCAATTTCCCGCTGTTGGAGTGGGATGAGGAGACCAACCGTTTCCATGCCATGCACCACCCGTTCACATCGGCCAAACCGGAAGACCTTCATCTGATGGAGACCGACCCGGGCAACGTTCGCGCCAATGCGTATGACATGGTGATCAACGGCACCGAGTTGGGCGGAGGCTCTATCCGTATTCACGATAAGCAGCAACAGAAGCGGATGTTCGACCTGCTCGGGTTCACCGAAGAAGAGGCCAAGAACCAGTTCGGCTTTTTGATGGACGCCTTTGAATTCGGGGCACCTCCGCATGGTGGTATCGCCTTCGGTTTCGACAGGCTTTCGGCCATTTTCGGTGGCCAGAAGGACATCCGCGACTTCATTGCCTTCCCAAAGAACAACGCTGGCCGCGATATGATGATCGATTCGCCTTCTGTGATTGACAAGGCGCAGTTGGATGAACTCAGTATTGGCGTTCTAAGCACAAAAGACGTGTCGTCTTAG
- a CDS encoding T9SS type B sorting domain-containing protein, with protein MTVPTCLSCSSARSGSDHNRKALSTFKKLTTLIYRSPFRRFERVFFFVTHCFIKAIYQLIPHRSSIGTRRLLVYWVCLGWMKLVMRFLLYIMAIVPSLSCAQICSNSIVPPATINGVDVTATYSGSVSFFGTSYSSCGLLYTTPPGSIHIGEGGAYEYTFNFSIQVNDIDFVLTATGNDANEVFTFTTNAGIPTIIDHGSCFTTVSANVITSGLGAPSSSGGGGGIFTVTNSEPFSSLTVSGDGGSAGSLLAVCSSSIVPAVQTVEICTGDSMLLAGMYQYETGLYSDTIHGGSVNGNDSIAITYLVVNPVPSVNLGQDTSLCIGDSLAIDAMTNGATYVWQDGSENAFFEVTHQGTYWVEVTIENCSSVDTLNVAYNELPTDVLGNDTVVCLGKEFLLDATIPGATYLWQDNSMNPTLVAVEDGVYWVELSLNNCSVSDTVTVHHEICDPILLIPNVFTPNKDGINELFTPETNLGIAEMRTAIYNRWGRSVFKSNDLTIDWNGDNVDAGTYFYIITYVDFLQNVGHATGYVTIVK; from the coding sequence ATGACTGTGCCGACCTGCTTAAGCTGTTCTTCAGCAAGAAGCGGAAGTGATCACAACCGAAAAGCGTTGTCAACTTTCAAAAAGTTGACAACGCTAATCTACAGGTCGCCATTCAGAAGATTTGAGCGGGTGTTTTTTTTCGTCACTCATTGCTTTATCAAGGCCATTTATCAATTGATTCCTCACCGTTCATCAATTGGGACAAGAAGGTTGTTGGTTTATTGGGTATGTTTGGGATGGATGAAGTTGGTTATGAGGTTCTTACTGTATATAATGGCAATTGTCCCAAGTCTGAGCTGCGCACAGATATGCTCAAATTCAATTGTACCTCCTGCAACCATCAATGGGGTTGATGTCACAGCAACCTATAGTGGCTCCGTTTCCTTTTTCGGTACCAGTTATTCATCTTGCGGACTGTTGTACACCACGCCTCCTGGTTCAATTCATATTGGTGAAGGTGGTGCTTATGAATACACGTTCAATTTCAGCATACAGGTCAATGATATAGATTTTGTGTTAACTGCGACAGGAAATGATGCGAACGAAGTTTTTACGTTCACTACCAATGCAGGTATACCTACAATAATCGATCATGGCTCTTGTTTCACGACTGTATCAGCTAACGTGATCACGTCTGGATTAGGTGCTCCGAGTTCCAGTGGAGGCGGAGGCGGGATTTTTACGGTGACCAACTCCGAGCCATTCAGCTCTTTGACGGTGTCCGGAGATGGTGGTTCTGCAGGAAGTTTACTGGCAGTTTGTTCTTCTTCTATTGTTCCAGCTGTGCAGACAGTAGAAATCTGTACCGGAGACAGTATGCTACTTGCTGGAATGTATCAATACGAAACCGGTCTTTACTCAGATACAATTCACGGTGGAAGTGTAAATGGTAATGACAGTATTGCAATAACTTACTTGGTGGTTAACCCCGTGCCGTCTGTTAACTTGGGACAGGACACTTCATTGTGTATAGGTGATAGTTTGGCCATTGATGCAATGACAAATGGCGCAACTTACGTTTGGCAAGACGGGTCTGAAAATGCATTCTTCGAAGTTACCCACCAAGGAACATACTGGGTTGAGGTTACTATCGAAAATTGCAGTTCGGTCGATACCCTGAATGTAGCTTATAATGAGTTGCCTACAGATGTACTTGGAAACGATACCGTGGTCTGCTTGGGTAAGGAATTTCTTCTTGATGCAACCATCCCAGGAGCGACCTACCTGTGGCAGGATAACTCGATGAATCCAACTTTGGTAGCGGTCGAGGATGGGGTCTATTGGGTCGAACTCAGTTTGAACAACTGTAGTGTAAGTGATACGGTAACGGTCCATCATGAAATATGTGATCCAATTCTATTGATTCCCAACGTTTTCACACCCAACAAAGATGGTATAAATGAACTTTTCACCCCAGAAACCAACTTAGGGATTGCAGAAATGAGAACCGCGATCTACAATAGATGGGGGAGATCGGTTTTTAAGTCAAATGACCTTACAATAGATTGGAATGGAGATAATGTAGATGCAGGAACTTATTTCTACATTATCACCTACGTTGACTTTCTGCAGAACGTAGGACATGCGACCGGTTATGTGACAATCGTTAAATGA